From a single Planctellipticum variicoloris genomic region:
- a CDS encoding dihydroorotase, whose protein sequence is MSSLLLKNGRVIDPARQLDAVTDVLILDGRIAEVGTYAGHADEVLDCTRQIVCPGLIDTHVGIRDPGFEEDETTATATAAALAGGFTSIGAMPDTHPPVDNAAAAEYVVLQAARARQCRVYPLGAVTRDHAGQELADLGQLARSGAVAFTDAKTPIASAEIMRRALEYSRMFRCPVFSHPQDPTLTAGGVMHEGLHSTLLGLRGMPAAAEAILVGRDIALAELTGGRVHLMCISTRHAVEQIRRARQAGLRVTADVTPHHLTLTDESLSSYSSQYKVDPPLRSAEHIEALIAGLQDGTIDAISADHQPFAAEKKDRELDQVPFGIVGLETLLPICIRALVEPGHLTWLQFIARLTTGPARILGIERGTLAPGAEADVTIIHPDHAWTIDPSRFRSRSRNTPFGGWQVRGRAQTVLVGGEIRYRAS, encoded by the coding sequence ATGAGCTCCCTGCTGCTCAAGAACGGCCGCGTGATCGATCCCGCCCGCCAACTCGACGCCGTGACCGACGTTCTGATCCTCGACGGTCGAATCGCAGAAGTCGGCACATATGCGGGCCACGCGGACGAAGTGCTCGATTGCACGCGGCAGATCGTCTGTCCGGGGTTGATCGATACCCACGTCGGCATTCGCGACCCGGGGTTCGAAGAAGACGAAACCACGGCGACGGCAACCGCAGCGGCCCTGGCGGGGGGCTTCACGAGCATCGGCGCAATGCCGGATACACATCCTCCCGTCGACAACGCGGCGGCGGCCGAATACGTCGTGCTGCAGGCGGCTCGCGCCCGGCAGTGCCGGGTCTATCCCCTCGGGGCCGTGACGCGCGACCACGCCGGACAGGAACTGGCCGACCTCGGCCAGCTCGCCCGCAGCGGCGCCGTCGCCTTTACCGACGCCAAAACGCCGATCGCCAGTGCAGAGATCATGCGGCGGGCGCTCGAATACTCGCGAATGTTCCGCTGTCCGGTCTTTTCGCATCCGCAGGACCCGACGCTGACGGCGGGCGGCGTCATGCACGAGGGACTGCACTCAACGCTGCTCGGCCTGCGCGGCATGCCGGCGGCGGCCGAGGCGATCCTGGTCGGTCGCGACATCGCCCTGGCCGAACTGACCGGCGGGCGCGTCCACTTGATGTGCATCAGCACGCGTCACGCTGTCGAACAGATCCGCCGGGCCAGACAGGCGGGGTTACGGGTGACGGCCGATGTCACGCCGCATCATCTGACGCTGACCGACGAATCGCTCAGTTCGTACAGTTCGCAGTACAAAGTCGACCCGCCGCTCCGCAGCGCCGAGCACATCGAGGCGCTGATCGCCGGGCTGCAGGATGGCACGATCGACGCGATTTCCGCCGATCATCAGCCGTTCGCCGCCGAGAAGAAGGACCGCGAGCTCGACCAGGTCCCCTTCGGCATCGTCGGACTGGAGACGCTGCTGCCGATCTGCATCCGGGCGCTGGTCGAACCGGGGCACCTGACGTGGCTGCAGTTCATCGCTCGCCTGACGACCGGCCCGGCCCGGATTCTGGGAATCGAGCGTGGTACACTGGCCCCCGGCGCCGAGGCGGACGTGACCATCATCCATCCGGATCACGCCTGGACGATCGACCCGAGTCGCTTCCGTTCCCGCAGCCGAAATACGCCGTTCGGCGGCTGGCAGGTCCGCGGACGGGCTCAGACCGTGCTGGTCGGAGGCGAAATCCGCTACCGGGCGAGCTGA
- a CDS encoding mandelate racemase/muconate lactonizing enzyme family protein: protein MAATSPSSRRGFLGATFGAAGAAGLGWSRQGAAHDARNESGLPQAKITRVETFLLRTQLKRAFGVSVSVPLDKTRSTLLVKIETDTGLVGWGETASVSGTKGAIDDNLAPKLIGQNPLEHRKLTRMLWGANFGQPLAVGGLDIALNDLRGKMLELPVAELFGGRLRDRVPAYASAMNYVEGEEPETLFPREAEQLVNAGFRALKMRLGRYSVAREAAVARSVRKAVGPDVRLMVDGNAAYTLGSALRMGEVLHELEFDFFEEPLPQSPKYAGYEELRAKLPLPLAGGEGLDTRASARELIDRGTFHIIQPDVSLCSGIGEVLFIAEMASLAGVTCLPHCWGGAILIAATTHLVSLLPDPHWGLPTDTPMVEYDQSENPWRTEIVESPIVVEADGAIAVPTAPGLGIQIREEVVRRYAV, encoded by the coding sequence ATGGCTGCGACCTCGCCTTCATCGCGTCGCGGGTTTCTGGGGGCGACATTCGGCGCGGCTGGCGCTGCCGGGCTGGGGTGGTCGCGGCAGGGGGCTGCTCACGACGCCCGGAACGAATCCGGACTGCCGCAGGCGAAAATCACGCGCGTCGAGACCTTTCTGCTGCGGACGCAGCTCAAGCGCGCCTTCGGCGTGTCGGTCTCGGTTCCCCTCGACAAAACGCGCTCGACCCTGCTGGTCAAAATCGAGACGGATACCGGGCTCGTCGGCTGGGGAGAAACGGCTTCGGTGAGCGGTACGAAAGGGGCCATCGACGACAACCTGGCGCCGAAGCTGATCGGGCAGAACCCCCTCGAACATCGCAAGCTCACGCGAATGCTGTGGGGGGCCAATTTCGGCCAGCCGCTCGCCGTCGGCGGACTCGATATCGCCCTGAACGACCTGCGCGGCAAGATGCTGGAATTGCCCGTCGCCGAACTTTTCGGCGGTCGATTGCGGGACCGCGTCCCGGCCTACGCGTCGGCTATGAATTATGTCGAAGGCGAAGAACCGGAAACGTTGTTTCCTCGCGAGGCCGAGCAGCTTGTCAACGCCGGATTTCGCGCTCTGAAGATGCGACTCGGGCGATACTCGGTCGCGCGCGAGGCTGCCGTCGCCCGTTCCGTCCGCAAGGCGGTCGGTCCCGATGTGCGGCTGATGGTCGACGGCAATGCGGCCTACACGCTCGGCAGCGCGCTGCGGATGGGAGAAGTGCTTCACGAGCTGGAGTTCGACTTCTTCGAAGAGCCGTTGCCGCAGTCGCCAAAGTACGCCGGCTACGAAGAGCTGCGGGCGAAGCTTCCTTTGCCGCTCGCCGGGGGCGAGGGGCTCGATACCCGCGCCTCGGCGCGCGAACTGATCGACCGGGGGACGTTTCACATCATTCAGCCCGATGTCAGCCTCTGCAGCGGCATCGGCGAGGTCCTGTTCATTGCGGAGATGGCGTCCCTTGCCGGAGTCACCTGTCTGCCGCACTGCTGGGGCGGCGCAATCCTCATCGCCGCCACGACGCACCTGGTGTCGTTGCTTCCCGATCCTCACTGGGGCCTGCCGACGGACACGCCCATGGTCGAATACGACCAGTCGGAGAATCCGTGGAGGACGGAGATTGTCGAATCGCCGATTGTCGTTGAGGCGGACGGAGCGATTGCGGTCCCGACCGCGCCCGGACTGGGAATTCAGATTCGCGAGGAGGTCGTGCGCCGGTATGCCGTTTGA
- a CDS encoding aspartate carbamoyltransferase catalytic subunit has product MPADSDSPASWSRPHVLGLQELSATEITCILDRAAEFKQLSTEGETRLSILKGITVGNLFFEPSTRTKTSFSLAAKRLGADTVDFAAAGSSLSKGETFIDTARNIEAMGVSTMVVRHSTSGAPHVLSRNLRASVINAGDGTHEHPTQGLLDLFTIRQHRGSLEGLTVALVGDILHSRVARSNIWGLKKLGARVIVCGPATLIPPRVEAMGVEISDDLDAILPELDCINLLRIQAERQRSAFFPSIYEYAHFFGMNGDRVRRGKDDLLILAPGPINRGVELTPDVADGPNSVILDQVTNGLFVRMACLALTHEAATRGKGGPA; this is encoded by the coding sequence ATGCCTGCCGATTCCGACTCTCCGGCCTCCTGGTCCCGGCCGCATGTCCTGGGCCTGCAGGAACTTTCCGCGACGGAAATCACCTGCATTCTCGATCGGGCCGCGGAGTTCAAGCAGCTCTCGACCGAGGGAGAAACTCGCCTTTCAATCCTGAAAGGAATCACCGTCGGCAACCTGTTTTTCGAACCCTCGACGCGTACGAAAACCAGTTTCAGCCTGGCGGCGAAGCGGCTGGGGGCCGACACGGTCGACTTCGCTGCTGCCGGCAGCAGCCTCAGCAAGGGCGAAACATTCATTGACACCGCCCGCAACATTGAGGCGATGGGCGTCTCGACAATGGTCGTCCGCCACAGCACCTCCGGCGCTCCGCACGTCCTCTCCCGGAACCTGCGGGCCTCGGTCATCAACGCCGGCGACGGGACCCACGAACATCCCACGCAGGGACTGCTGGATCTCTTTACGATCCGGCAGCATCGCGGCTCCCTGGAGGGGCTGACGGTGGCTCTCGTCGGCGACATCCTCCACAGCCGCGTCGCCCGGTCCAACATCTGGGGTCTCAAGAAGCTCGGCGCCCGCGTGATCGTCTGCGGGCCGGCGACGCTGATTCCTCCGCGGGTCGAAGCGATGGGCGTCGAAATCAGCGACGACCTCGATGCGATTCTGCCGGAGCTGGACTGCATCAACCTGCTGCGGATTCAGGCCGAGCGCCAGCGCAGTGCGTTCTTTCCTTCGATCTACGAATACGCCCACTTCTTCGGGATGAACGGCGACCGCGTCCGCCGCGGAAAAGACGACCTGCTGATCCTGGCGCCGGGGCCGATCAATCGCGGAGTGGAACTGACGCCCGACGTCGCCGACGGGCCGAACAGCGTCATTCTGGATCAGGTGACGAACGGACTGTTCGTCCGGATGGCCTGCCTGGCTCTGACTCACGAAGCCGCGACGCGCGGGAAAGGGGGTCCGGCATGA
- the topA gene encoding type I DNA topoisomerase: MKGLVIVESPAKARKIGEYLGKDYIVQASMGHVRDLPASATEIPPELKKEPWSNLGVNVDGNFAPLYVVPKEKKKLVKELKDNLKLASELILATDEDREGESIGWHLAQLLEPRVPVKRMVFSEITKEAILEAISHTRDLDENLVAAQETRRVVDRLYGYRLSPLLWKKIAPGLSAGRVQSVAVRVIVQRELERLAFKSGSFWDLKATLATRSGATFDAALATVGGKRVASGRDFDENTGRLKPDADVLLLDEAAARSLEGRLDGQPWVVSTVETRMQTRKPYAPFTTSTLQQEANRKLNLSARETMQVAQRLYEDGYITYMRTDSVNLSQEAIGASRSCVEQRYGKEYLSPEVRQFTNKAKNAQEAHEAIRPAGKEMKTAEEHGLSGREAVLYAMIWKRTVATQMAEARLRFQTVTIQAADAEFRATGRHVEFPGFFRAYVEGVDDPEAALDDTEAALPPLNEKDALNCSELASVGHETKPPARYTEATLVRTLEAEGIGRPSTYATIIGTIQDRGYVRKVGNQLVPTFTALAVTRLLEDYFPNLVDLSFTAKMEQTLDDIAGGEAERLPYLKQFYSGEVGLDGQVRDKEGSIDPRTACTLTLEGLGPKVRVGRYGPYFETEHDGQPVTASIPDDIAPADITDEMATKLIEMKKAGPQSLGIDPDTGHSIFILVGPYGPYLQLGEVRDGEAKPRRVSIPKNRDPQSVTLADALAYLHLPRTLGNHPETGHVVKAGIGMYGPYVLHEKTYKSLGKEDDVLTVDLPKAVELLSQARAKAAVTPMREIGKHPADNEMIGVFEGRYGAYVKHGKVNATIPKDKDPMTLTLEEAVTLIAERAAKGSPKKGRGGRSAKAAPKKASAKAAGDKPVKKKAAKKKKAS, translated from the coding sequence ATTAAGGGCCTGGTGATCGTCGAATCGCCGGCCAAAGCCCGAAAAATCGGCGAATACCTCGGCAAGGACTACATCGTCCAGGCGAGTATGGGGCACGTGCGCGATCTGCCGGCGAGCGCCACCGAGATTCCCCCGGAGCTGAAGAAGGAGCCGTGGTCGAATCTGGGGGTCAACGTCGATGGCAACTTCGCACCGCTTTACGTCGTCCCGAAGGAAAAGAAAAAGCTCGTCAAAGAGCTGAAGGACAACTTGAAGCTCGCCAGCGAGCTCATTCTGGCAACCGACGAAGACCGCGAGGGAGAGAGCATCGGCTGGCACCTGGCCCAGTTGCTCGAACCTCGCGTTCCGGTCAAGCGGATGGTCTTCTCGGAAATTACCAAAGAGGCCATCCTCGAGGCGATCAGCCATACGCGCGATCTCGACGAAAATCTGGTTGCGGCGCAGGAAACGCGACGCGTGGTCGACCGACTGTACGGCTACCGCCTCAGCCCGCTGCTCTGGAAGAAAATTGCGCCCGGTCTGTCCGCAGGGCGGGTGCAGTCGGTGGCGGTCCGCGTGATTGTCCAGCGCGAACTGGAGCGGCTGGCGTTCAAGTCGGGCTCGTTCTGGGACCTGAAGGCGACGCTGGCCACCCGGAGCGGCGCGACGTTCGATGCCGCTCTGGCCACCGTGGGAGGCAAACGGGTCGCCAGCGGACGGGACTTCGACGAAAACACCGGCCGACTGAAGCCCGACGCCGACGTCCTGTTGCTGGATGAAGCCGCCGCGCGATCCCTGGAAGGCCGGCTCGACGGGCAGCCCTGGGTCGTTTCGACCGTTGAAACGCGGATGCAGACCCGCAAGCCGTACGCGCCGTTTACGACGAGTACGCTCCAGCAGGAGGCCAACCGCAAGTTGAATCTGTCGGCCCGCGAGACGATGCAGGTGGCGCAGCGGCTCTACGAGGACGGCTACATCACCTACATGCGTACCGACAGCGTCAATCTGTCGCAGGAGGCGATCGGGGCCTCCCGGTCATGCGTCGAACAGCGGTATGGCAAGGAGTATCTCAGCCCGGAAGTCCGGCAGTTCACCAACAAGGCCAAGAACGCCCAGGAGGCTCACGAAGCCATCCGCCCCGCTGGCAAGGAAATGAAAACCGCCGAAGAACACGGACTCAGCGGGCGCGAGGCCGTGCTGTACGCGATGATCTGGAAACGCACCGTCGCCACGCAGATGGCCGAGGCCCGCCTGCGGTTCCAGACGGTGACAATCCAGGCGGCCGACGCGGAATTCCGCGCGACCGGCCGGCACGTCGAATTCCCGGGCTTCTTCCGGGCGTACGTGGAAGGAGTCGACGACCCCGAGGCGGCGCTCGACGATACGGAAGCCGCGCTGCCTCCGTTGAACGAGAAGGACGCCCTGAACTGCAGCGAGCTGGCCTCCGTCGGTCACGAGACGAAACCTCCGGCGCGATATACGGAAGCGACGCTGGTGCGAACGCTCGAAGCCGAGGGGATCGGACGTCCCAGTACCTACGCGACGATCATCGGAACCATTCAGGACCGTGGGTACGTGCGCAAAGTCGGTAATCAGCTCGTGCCGACGTTTACGGCGCTGGCCGTAACCCGTCTGCTCGAGGACTATTTCCCGAATCTGGTCGACCTGAGCTTCACGGCCAAGATGGAGCAGACGCTCGACGACATCGCCGGCGGCGAAGCGGAGCGGCTCCCCTATCTCAAGCAGTTTTACTCGGGCGAAGTCGGTCTGGACGGGCAGGTCCGTGACAAAGAAGGGTCGATCGATCCTCGCACCGCATGCACCTTGACGCTCGAAGGGCTGGGACCCAAAGTTCGGGTCGGGCGGTATGGGCCGTACTTCGAGACCGAGCACGACGGACAGCCCGTCACCGCGTCCATTCCCGACGACATCGCCCCGGCGGACATTACCGACGAGATGGCGACGAAGCTGATCGAGATGAAAAAGGCGGGGCCGCAGTCGCTCGGAATCGACCCGGACACCGGCCATTCGATCTTCATTCTCGTCGGTCCCTACGGCCCGTATCTGCAGCTCGGGGAAGTCCGCGACGGCGAAGCCAAGCCCCGACGGGTTTCGATTCCCAAGAACAGAGATCCGCAGTCTGTGACGCTGGCGGACGCGCTGGCCTACCTGCATCTGCCCCGGACGCTGGGCAACCACCCGGAAACCGGACACGTCGTCAAAGCCGGCATCGGGATGTACGGTCCTTACGTGCTGCACGAAAAGACGTACAAGTCGCTCGGCAAAGAGGACGACGTGTTGACCGTCGATCTGCCCAAGGCCGTCGAACTGCTCTCGCAGGCGCGCGCCAAGGCCGCAGTCACCCCGATGCGGGAAATCGGCAAGCATCCCGCCGACAACGAAATGATCGGCGTGTTCGAAGGCCGCTATGGCGCGTACGTGAAGCACGGGAAGGTCAACGCCACAATTCCCAAGGACAAGGATCCCATGACGCTGACGCTCGAAGAAGCCGTCACGTTGATTGCCGAGCGGGCGGCCAAGGGGAGCCCCAAGAAGGGACGCGGCGGCCGCTCGGCCAAAGCCGCCCCGAAAAAAGCCTCGGCCAAAGCCGCCGGCGACAAGCCCGTCAAGAAGAAGGCCGCGAAAAAGAAAAAGGCGAGCTGA
- a CDS encoding NYN domain-containing protein, with protein MLDGYNLLHAAGLARLKYGVGDLGRQRTRLLARISEKLSPEEQTRCTVVFDAREPPPDANPHQRHQQITVLFAPDSGDADEMIEELIRRHPSPRQLVVVSSDHRLQKAVLRRSGKAVDSEVWLHQLDRRPRAGSNPAPAPAVDPRRAVDDWQQEFGEFNVDELAAEVAAESSDAAPKEDWDRHVDLLERQLGNPAELERWLDDSRTKSPRRQAPPPG; from the coding sequence ATTCTCGACGGCTATAACTTGCTGCATGCCGCGGGGCTGGCCCGGCTGAAATATGGCGTCGGCGACCTGGGTCGGCAGCGCACGCGGTTGCTGGCCAGGATCTCCGAGAAACTCAGTCCGGAAGAGCAAACTCGTTGTACGGTGGTGTTTGACGCTCGCGAGCCTCCGCCGGATGCGAATCCTCACCAGCGGCATCAGCAGATCACGGTGCTGTTTGCCCCGGACAGCGGCGACGCCGACGAAATGATCGAAGAACTGATCCGTCGGCACCCGTCGCCGCGCCAGCTCGTGGTCGTTTCGAGCGATCATCGGCTGCAGAAGGCGGTGCTGAGACGCAGCGGCAAGGCGGTCGACAGCGAGGTCTGGCTGCATCAGCTCGACCGCCGCCCCCGCGCGGGCAGCAACCCGGCACCGGCGCCGGCGGTCGATCCCAGACGCGCCGTCGACGACTGGCAGCAGGAATTCGGCGAGTTCAACGTGGACGAACTGGCCGCCGAAGTCGCCGCAGAGTCCTCCGACGCCGCGCCGAAGGAGGACTGGGACCGGCACGTGGATTTGCTGGAGAGGCAGCTCGGCAACCCTGCGGAACTGGAACGCTGGCTGGACGATTCCCGGACAAAGAGTCCGCGCCGACAGGCGCCGCCCCCCGGATGA